In Longimicrobium sp., the DNA window GGCTGCTCACCTCGATCCGGCGCGACGAGTGGCTGGTGATGGCCGCCGTCCTGGCGGGGGCGGCGGTGCTCTACGCCGTCGCGCGCGGGGTGCGGGGCGGAGACACCGGCCGCGCAGCGCCGCCCTCTCCTTCGCCCCGGGACGAGGACCGGCCCGGGCGCGGCGAGACGCCGCGGCCGGGGTGAGGACGCGCGGATGGAGGCGGTGATCTTTGTAGGGATCCAGGCGTCGGGGAAGTCGACCTTCTACCGCGAGCGCTTCTTCGACACGCACGTCCGCGTCAGCCGCGACCTGCTGAAGACGAAGAGCCGCGAGCAGGTGCTGCTGGAGGCCTGCCTGCGCACGAAGCAGCCGTTCGTGGTCGACAACACCAACGTCACGGCCGCCGAGCGGGCGAGGTACATCCAGGCGGCGCGCGCGGCGGGGTTCCGCGTGGTCGGCTACTTCTTCCGGGCGACGACGCGCGAGGCCATCGCGCGCAACCGGCTGCGCGCGGGGCGCGCCGTGATCCCCGTCCCCGGCATCCTGGGCACCTACAAGAAGCTGGAGGAGCCGCGCCGCGAGGAGGGCTTCGACGAGCTGTACGCCGTCACCCTCACCCCCGCCAACGCCTGGATCGTGGAGGAGCTGCGCCCCGAGGGAGCGGACTGAGGTGCCGCCGACGGGAGCGGCCGGGCTCGCGGCGCTCCCCCGGGCTTGCTTCGCATCCTGGCCGCGTGCGCGGAACCGTTGTGCTTCCCGCGTCCCGACACGGAATTGAGGGAGCCGGTACCATCTCTAATTAGAATGCGAAGCACCGTTCGATGGACCTCGAGCCGAGAGGAGGCGGCCATGACGAAGCGGGCACTGGTGATCAGCGGCGGCGGGTCGCGCGGATCGTTCGCGGTGGGGGCGCTGGGGCACCTGATGGAGAAGGCCGGGCTTGACTTCCACCTGTTCGTGGGGACCAGCACCGGCGCGCTGATCGTGCCCCCGCTCGCCGCGCGGGGGAAGGCGGGGCTCGCCCAGCTCCGGGAGGAGTACACCACCGTGCACACACGCGACATCGTGCGCGAGCGGCTCTCGAACCCGCTGAAGCTGTCGCTGATCTCGTGGTACTACACCGACCCGCTGGCCGAGCGCATCCGCAACGGCGTCGGCGAGGGCGACTTCAGGACGATCGACGGGTCCGCCCGCCCGGTGTTCCTCACCACCGTCAACCTGCAGACGGGGAGGCTGGTGTACTTCCAGGCCGGCCAGGCGCAGCCGCCCGTGACCATCGACGACGGCGACGTGGTGCGGGTGACCTCGCTGCAGCAGCTCCACCGCGCCATGCTCGCCTCGTCCAGCATCCCCGTGCTGATGCCGCCGGTGCGCGTCCCCGGACCGCAGCCGGACGACCCGTTCGTGGATGGCGGGGTGCGCGAGTACGCGCCGATCAAGATCGCCATCGAGGCGGGCGCCGACGAGATCATCTGCATCGTGCTGGCCCCGCCACCCAAGCAGGCCCCGCCCAGGCCGATGAAGCTCGACACCGTGATTCCGATCCTCAAGCGC includes these proteins:
- a CDS encoding AAA family ATPase; translation: MEAVIFVGIQASGKSTFYRERFFDTHVRVSRDLLKTKSREQVLLEACLRTKQPFVVDNTNVTAAERARYIQAARAAGFRVVGYFFRATTREAIARNRLRAGRAVIPVPGILGTYKKLEEPRREEGFDELYAVTLTPANAWIVEELRPEGAD
- a CDS encoding patatin-like phospholipase family protein; the protein is MTKRALVISGGGSRGSFAVGALGHLMEKAGLDFHLFVGTSTGALIVPPLAARGKAGLAQLREEYTTVHTRDIVRERLSNPLKLSLISWYYTDPLAERIRNGVGEGDFRTIDGSARPVFLTTVNLQTGRLVYFQAGQAQPPVTIDDGDVVRVTSLQQLHRAMLASSSIPVLMPPVRVPGPQPDDPFVDGGVREYAPIKIAIEAGADEIICIVLAPPPKQAPPRPMKLDTVIPILKRTVDLLSNEVGENDIRLSKLFTDILLYRAEVGARIKEKCGLSDAEVAALLDVPRFRRVFRNAEGEERRAVRLCVIRPEAPLQGDTLRFDPKEMTANLAYGEKCAAAQYPQCFE